TGGTTTTGACTTCGCATGAAGCAGGGTCCTGTATGATGCAAATTCCGCCAAGTTCTTTGATTTTTGACATTCCGTGGGCTCCATCCTGGTTTGCGCCTGAAAGAAGCACTCCGATCAGGTGGTTCCGGTAGGCACGTGCTGCGGTAAGGAAAGCAAGATCAATCGAAGGGCGGGCATGATTGACGGGAGGTTCTGTGCTGAGGGCGATGGTCTGGTAGTTTTCGATGAGCAGATGGTAATTCGCCGGTGCAAGGTAGGCAATTCCCGGAAGAATGGTTTCCTTGTCAAAAGGTTCTTTGACCGGTATGGATGACTGTATGGAAAGAGCTTCAACAAAACCTGATCTGACGTTTTTCAGGCGATGAAGGCACAGAAAAACCGGAAAAGGCAGGGGGGTGCGCAATGCATGCAGAATATTGACAACTGTTCTGAAACTGCCGGCGGAACCTCCTATAATAAGCGCTTTATCCATAGTTCATTTTTTCCGGTATATTTTTTCTTCGGCATTAACTATCAGGAATCGATCTGAAAAATAGGAAAGATCAATTTGTTCCTTGTTTCCGATAACCAGAATTCCTGCCTGGTGCAAATTCTGATGGAAAAACGAAAGAGTCTGGTTCTGGAGATGCTTGCCATAATAGAGCATCTGGTTTCTGAAGAGTATCAGATCAAATGAGGCAGAATGTTTTTTTTCGGCGGGTAAAAAGGATACATCAAATTCAATAAAGCCGTCCATTGGAAGGGTTTTGTAATACAGGATTCCCTTGCTGGTAAAATAATCGGTGAGCTGGTTTTTTCCGCCTGCGAGAAGATAATTTTCAGTACCTGAAAGGATTTTGTCGCGTCGGGTGATGCCGGTGAGGATATGCTCGAGATTTTTTTTGCTGGGGCAGGTGGCCTGTATCCGCACATCGGCAAGAACTTCCATTTCATGAAGCAGAATGATGAGGGAGTAGAGTTCATCTCCTGAAACACAGGAGGGCAACCAGATTTTTATTTTCCCCTTTTGACTGAGGATTTCCGGAATAATATTTTCTTTTAAAAAGAGCCACATGCCGGGATCACGGAAAAATTCGGTTGATTCAACCATGAGATCGGAAAAGAATGTGTCAGCAAAAAGGGGGTCTTCACGGATCCGGGCCATCAGCCTATCGGCAAAGCGAAAATT
This is a stretch of genomic DNA from Bacteroidales bacterium. It encodes these proteins:
- a CDS encoding chemotaxis protein CheB, with protein sequence MDKALIIGGSAGSFRTVVNILHALRTPLPFPVFLCLHRLKNVRSGFVEALSIQSSIPVKEPFDKETILPGIAYLAPANYHLLIENYQTIALSTEPPVNHARPSIDLAFLTAARAYRNHLIGVLLSGANQDGAHGMSKIKELGGICIIQDPASCEVKTMPEAALKLLNPDFVLSPEQIVNFLTNLT